From the Anaerolineae bacterium genome, one window contains:
- the rny gene encoding ribonuclease Y, with translation MIIIPGIAAVVAFFLGYFVKQYLTESKLESARTKVQQMLAEAEARAKEIELAARDEGIRMRDAVEKELERKRRELEKQEERLQARLENFDRRLEQLEKREKRLNQRQSLLDKKQNELEEMEAQRLKELERIAGLTVEEAKELLLQTVEQDARQDMARIIREVEAEAKETANRKAREIIALAIQRLAADQVAESTVSTVSLPNDDMKGRIIGRGGRNIRALEEATGVDLVVDDTPEAVTISSFDPVRREIARRALNKLVQDGRIHPARIEKVVKTTAEELEAEIIEEGERAAYEAGVHGLHPELIKLLGQLKFRTSYGQNCLVHSLETAFLAGAMAAELGADVALAKEGGLLHDIGKAVDHHVDGPHAAIGADIARRLGKSAKVVNCIAAHHGEVEPESIEAVLVSAADAISGARPGARRESLENYINRIKSLEALANSFEGVAQSYAIQAGREIRIIVKPEEIDDYAAIQLCKQIASKVEENLEYPGQIKVTVIREMRAVDYAR, from the coding sequence ATGATCATCATCCCGGGCATCGCGGCGGTGGTTGCCTTTTTCCTCGGCTATTTCGTGAAGCAGTATCTGACCGAATCCAAGCTGGAATCCGCCCGCACGAAGGTACAGCAGATGCTGGCGGAGGCGGAGGCGCGCGCCAAGGAGATCGAGCTGGCGGCACGCGACGAAGGGATTCGGATGCGGGATGCCGTGGAAAAGGAGCTGGAGCGCAAGCGGCGGGAGCTGGAAAAGCAGGAGGAACGCCTCCAGGCGAGGCTGGAGAACTTCGACCGCCGGCTGGAGCAGTTGGAAAAGCGCGAGAAACGCCTCAACCAGCGCCAGAGCCTGCTGGATAAGAAACAGAACGAACTCGAAGAAATGGAGGCCCAGCGCCTGAAGGAACTGGAGCGCATCGCCGGCCTCACCGTGGAAGAAGCGAAAGAACTGCTCCTGCAGACCGTGGAGCAGGACGCCCGCCAGGACATGGCGCGCATTATCCGCGAGGTGGAGGCGGAGGCGAAGGAAACCGCCAACCGCAAGGCGCGCGAGATCATCGCCCTGGCCATCCAGCGCCTGGCCGCTGACCAGGTGGCGGAGAGCACGGTCAGCACAGTATCCCTGCCCAATGATGACATGAAGGGACGCATCATCGGGCGGGGCGGCAGGAACATCCGTGCGCTGGAAGAGGCGACCGGTGTGGACCTGGTAGTGGACGACACGCCCGAAGCGGTCACGATCTCCAGCTTCGACCCGGTGCGGCGGGAGATCGCCCGTCGGGCGCTGAACAAGCTGGTGCAGGACGGCCGCATCCATCCGGCGCGCATCGAGAAAGTGGTCAAGACCACCGCGGAGGAGCTGGAGGCGGAAATCATCGAGGAGGGCGAGCGCGCCGCCTACGAGGCCGGCGTGCACGGCCTGCACCCCGAGCTGATCAAACTGTTGGGGCAGTTGAAGTTCCGCACCAGCTACGGGCAGAACTGTCTGGTGCACTCGCTGGAGACGGCCTTCCTGGCCGGCGCCATGGCCGCTGAGTTAGGGGCGGATGTGGCCCTGGCCAAGGAGGGCGGCCTCCTGCACGATATCGGCAAAGCGGTGGACCATCACGTGGATGGCCCGCACGCCGCCATCGGCGCGGATATTGCCCGCCGGCTGGGCAAATCCGCCAAAGTGGTGAACTGCATCGCCGCCCACCACGGCGAGGTGGAGCCGGAAAGTATTGAGGCAGTGCTGGTCAGCGCGGCAGACGCCATCTCCGGCGCGCGGCCCGGCGCCCGCAGGGAATCGCTGGAGAACTACATCAACCGCATCAAATCCCTGGAGGCGCTGGCCAATTCCTTCGAGGGGGTGGCGCAGTCCTACGCCATCCAGGCCGGCCGCGAGATCCGCATCATCGTCAAGCCGGAGGAGATCGACGACTACGCCGCCATCCAGCTCTGCAAGCAAATCGCCAGCAAGGTGGAGGAAAACCTGGAATATCCCGGGCAGATCAAGGTCACCGTCATCCGCGAGATGCGGGCAGTGGATTACGCCCGGTAA
- the recA gene encoding recombinase RecA, translating to MPEQNTEGRLKALETAVTNLRRRFGDSAIMRLGESTNLDVEVIPTGSLALDIALGVGGIPRGRITEIFGPESSGKTTLSQHIIAEAQKAGGTAVFIDVEHAMDPVYAARCGVDVNNLFVSQPDTGEQALEIAEALVRSGAVDVVVIDSVAALVPRAEIEGEMGDAHMGLQARLMSQALRKLAGAIRQSNTAMIFTNQLRQQIGVMFGNPETTTGGLALKFYASVRLDLRRVAAIKEANDVVGNRIRATVRKNKVAPPFKVAEFDIMFAEGISREGDIVDIGTEYGIIDKRGSFYSYGDLRLGQGRENVKRFLRENPEICNEIEARIREQAGLPPRKYVERGPAKSVIPPAPTTKGVKSAEDKE from the coding sequence ATGCCAGAACAGAATACGGAAGGTCGTTTGAAGGCGTTAGAGACAGCGGTCACGAACCTGCGCCGCCGCTTCGGCGACAGTGCCATCATGCGGCTCGGCGAGAGCACCAATCTGGATGTGGAGGTTATCCCCACGGGGTCCCTGGCGCTGGATATTGCCCTGGGGGTGGGCGGCATCCCGAGAGGGCGCATCACCGAGATTTTCGGCCCGGAATCCTCGGGCAAAACGACGCTGTCCCAGCACATCATCGCTGAGGCGCAGAAAGCCGGCGGCACCGCGGTCTTCATCGATGTGGAACATGCCATGGACCCGGTGTACGCCGCGCGGTGCGGGGTGGATGTCAACAATCTGTTCGTGTCCCAGCCCGATACGGGGGAGCAGGCCCTGGAGATCGCCGAGGCCCTGGTGCGGAGCGGCGCGGTGGACGTGGTGGTGATTGACTCGGTGGCGGCGCTGGTGCCGCGTGCCGAGATCGAGGGTGAGATGGGCGACGCCCATATGGGCCTGCAGGCCCGCCTGATGAGCCAGGCACTGCGCAAGCTCGCCGGCGCCATCCGCCAATCCAACACCGCCATGATCTTCACCAACCAGCTCCGCCAGCAGATCGGCGTCATGTTCGGCAACCCGGAGACCACCACCGGCGGTCTGGCGCTGAAGTTCTACGCCTCCGTGCGCCTGGACCTGCGCCGGGTGGCCGCCATCAAAGAGGCCAACGATGTGGTGGGCAACCGCATCCGTGCCACCGTGCGCAAGAACAAGGTGGCCCCGCCCTTTAAGGTGGCTGAGTTCGACATCATGTTCGCCGAGGGCATCTCCCGCGAGGGGGACATCGTCGACATCGGCACGGAATACGGCATTATCGACAAGCGCGGCTCTTTCTACTCGTACGGCGACCTGCGCCTGGGCCAGGGCCGGGAGAATGTGAAGCGCTTCCTGCGGGAGAACCCGGAGATCTGCAACGAGATTGAGGCCCGCATCCGGGAGCAGGCCGGCCTGCCGCCCCGCAAATACGTGGAGCGAGGGCCGGCGAAATCGGTCATCCCGCCAGCGCCGACCACCAAAGGGGTCAAAAGCGCGGAAGACAAGGAGTAA
- a CDS encoding stage V sporulation protein S, whose amino-acid sequence MEVIKVSARSRSTAVAGAIAGVIRESKRAEVQAIGAGAVNQAIKAVAIARGYLALDGIDVICIPSFTEVEIEGQERTAVRLVVEPR is encoded by the coding sequence ATGGAAGTCATCAAGGTTTCAGCGAGGTCCCGGTCCACAGCGGTAGCAGGGGCGATCGCGGGTGTCATCCGAGAGAGCAAGCGCGCCGAGGTCCAGGCGATCGGCGCCGGCGCGGTGAACCAGGCGATCAAAGCCGTTGCCATCGCCCGGGGCTATCTGGCCCTCGATGGCATCGACGTGATCTGCATCCCTTCTTTCACGGAAGTGGAAATTGAAGGGCAGGAACGCACCGCGGTCCGGCTGGTCGTCGAACCGCGCTAA
- the lysS gene encoding lysine--tRNA ligase translates to MSKRLTEQEEQRRLHMEQLRQAGIDPYPARCTRTHTCAEALGLLEGVEGEEATAEIVHVAGRMMSKRVMGKATFGHIQDGSGRLQFYASVDNMGEEEYNRFRKLFDLGDIIGVAGPLFRTRTGEPTVRAQSITMLAKSLRPLPEKWHGLKDVELRYRQRYLDLIVNEDVRQVFITRTRIVSALREFLDARGFLEVETPILQPIYGGAAARPFITYHNELEQQLYLRISFELYLKRLIVGGFDKVYEIGRDFRNEGISFKHNPEFTQLEFYQAYADYNDVMRLTEEMIAYVAQKVLGTLRITYGEHEIDLTPPWRRRELRQAIIEETGIDIEAYPDAQSLYQAIRAIGGNVEPKATRGKLIDALISNYLEPKLIQPTFLIDYPVEISPLAKRKPGSDKLVERFEGFIGGMEICNAFTELNDPDDQEQRFLEQGRAYDAGDEEAHRMDEDFLTALSYGMPPTGGFGMGIDRLTMLLTNRDSIREVILFPHLRPKPAS, encoded by the coding sequence ATGAGCAAGCGGCTGACCGAACAGGAAGAACAGCGCCGGCTGCATATGGAGCAGTTGCGCCAGGCCGGCATCGACCCGTATCCGGCCCGCTGTACCCGCACGCACACCTGCGCCGAGGCCCTGGGACTGCTGGAAGGGGTGGAAGGCGAGGAGGCCACCGCGGAAATTGTGCATGTGGCCGGCCGCATGATGAGCAAGCGCGTCATGGGCAAGGCCACCTTCGGCCACATCCAGGATGGGAGCGGCCGGCTCCAGTTCTACGCCAGCGTGGACAACATGGGCGAAGAGGAGTACAACCGCTTCCGCAAGCTCTTTGACCTGGGGGACATCATCGGCGTGGCCGGCCCCCTCTTCCGCACCCGCACCGGCGAGCCGACGGTGCGCGCCCAGTCCATCACCATGCTGGCCAAATCCCTGCGCCCCCTGCCGGAAAAGTGGCACGGCCTGAAGGACGTGGAACTGCGCTACCGCCAGCGCTACCTGGACCTCATCGTCAACGAGGATGTGCGCCAGGTCTTCATCACCCGCACCCGCATCGTCTCCGCCCTGCGCGAGTTCCTCGACGCGCGCGGGTTCCTGGAGGTGGAAACCCCCATCCTCCAGCCCATTTACGGCGGCGCGGCGGCGCGCCCCTTCATCACCTATCACAACGAGCTGGAGCAACAGCTCTATCTGCGCATTTCGTTCGAGCTGTACCTCAAGCGCCTCATCGTGGGCGGGTTCGACAAGGTCTACGAGATCGGCCGGGATTTCCGCAACGAGGGCATTTCCTTCAAGCACAATCCGGAATTCACCCAGCTGGAGTTTTACCAGGCCTATGCCGACTACAACGATGTCATGCGCCTGACCGAGGAGATGATCGCCTACGTGGCCCAGAAGGTGCTGGGCACACTGCGGATCACCTATGGAGAGCATGAGATCGACCTGACCCCGCCCTGGCGCCGGCGCGAGCTCCGCCAGGCCATTATCGAGGAGACCGGCATTGACATCGAGGCCTATCCCGATGCCCAGAGCCTGTACCAGGCCATCCGCGCCATCGGCGGGAATGTGGAGCCCAAGGCCACCCGCGGCAAGCTCATCGATGCCCTGATCAGCAACTACCTGGAGCCGAAGCTGATCCAGCCGACCTTCCTGATCGACTATCCGGTGGAGATCTCGCCGCTGGCCAAGCGCAAGCCCGGTTCCGACAAATTGGTGGAGCGCTTCGAGGGCTTCATCGGGGGGATGGAGATCTGCAACGCCTTCACCGAGTTGAATGACCCGGATGACCAGGAACAGCGCTTCCTGGAGCAGGGGCGGGCCTATGACGCCGGCGACGAGGAAGCGCACCGCATGGATGAGGACTTCCTCACCGCCCTATCGTACGGCATGCCGCCCACCGGGGGCTTCGGCATGGGCATTGACCGGCTGACCATGCTGTTGACCAACCGCGATTCCATCCGCGAGGTCATCCTCTTCCCCCATCTGCGGCCCAAGCCGGCGTCATGA
- a CDS encoding response regulator — translation MGKSVLVVDDEPGIRDILRVNLEAEGYQVLEAGDGPEAIALARQARPDLIILDIMMPRMDGLEVLRRLEADPETAGLPVIFLSVRSSDLDIMHGLEQGAVEYITKPFDPLQVMQTVRLMLEELDREGRHRYRQQLIERRRRGFTPLHRLFHSPEE, via the coding sequence ATGGGGAAATCGGTGCTGGTGGTGGATGATGAGCCGGGCATTCGCGACATTCTGCGCGTGAACCTGGAAGCCGAGGGCTATCAGGTCTTGGAGGCCGGCGATGGGCCGGAGGCTATCGCCCTGGCCCGGCAGGCCCGTCCTGATCTGATTATCCTGGACATCATGATGCCGCGTATGGATGGGTTGGAAGTACTGCGCCGGCTGGAAGCGGACCCCGAGACGGCCGGCCTGCCCGTCATTTTCCTCAGCGTGCGTTCCTCGGACTTGGACATCATGCATGGCTTGGAGCAGGGGGCAGTGGAGTATATTACCAAGCCTTTTGACCCGCTTCAGGTGATGCAGACGGTGCGCCTGATGCTGGAGGAGCTGGATCGTGAGGGCCGGCACCGCTACCGTCAGCAGTTGATCGAGCGCCGCCGGCGGGGATTCACCCCACTGCATCGGCTGTTCCATTCACCCGAGGAATAG
- a CDS encoding glycoside hydrolase, with product MSHPLYVAIIWHMHQPWYRHLETGEFSLPWVRLHATKDYLHMAELVRAYPEVHVTFNMVPSLAEQLLMYAAGEAEDRCQALSRQEHWTPDEQRFLLSFFFHINWHRVIQRYPPYWRLLNLRQAAPDMPAYFSEQYYRDLAAWFNLAWIDPNWLERDAELAALVAKGSGYSTRDIARILAKQQEIIARVLPAYQELAARGQVEISVSPYYHPILPLLIDTSTARRASPGPPLPAPAFAHPEDAEEQIRRAVKYHQRLFGAPPQGMWPSEGAVCPEMVPMLARWGFRWFASDEAILARSLGVSIDRDEHGNVTRPQVLYQPYRADRSAGAPAIIFRDRELSDRIGFVYQHMKAEDAVNDLMLRLYMIRDKVLHLDQPFLVSIILDGENAWEEYEHNGDPFLRRLYERLSREREYICPVTVSEYLERFGVRESLPQLATGSWIGGNLETWIGEPAQNTAWVYLKRVRDDLVAWQKAHPEAPPALLERAWQAIYIAEGSDWFWWYYSRNNPAGENLFDLTFREHLRTLYRTLGMPVPAWLDVPITVEPARLQRVRLPQGTVRPALTAAPQAGDGWRNAGYLDLSPAGGSMQRGSAALKRLYVGGDGNELFLRLEGGDDLAGREVSIYLTRLEAGAAGIPQALPRHMPPAADWIAAHWEIRLRGDRAELFRPDEQGTGWVPAGTLPRAAASKGIWEFALPYAGLGCRPGDMLEVRVIVYHGEAPAETGALRFPLPSPAWEPASQGSAPAL from the coding sequence ATGAGCCATCCGTTATACGTTGCCATCATCTGGCACATGCATCAGCCCTGGTACCGCCACCTGGAGACAGGGGAATTTTCCCTGCCGTGGGTGCGCCTGCACGCCACCAAAGACTATCTCCACATGGCGGAGCTGGTGCGCGCCTATCCGGAGGTGCATGTCACCTTCAACATGGTGCCCAGCCTGGCCGAGCAGTTGCTGATGTATGCCGCCGGCGAGGCGGAGGATCGCTGTCAGGCCCTCAGCCGGCAGGAACACTGGACCCCGGACGAGCAGAGGTTCCTGCTGTCCTTCTTCTTCCACATCAACTGGCATCGGGTCATCCAGCGCTATCCGCCCTACTGGCGCCTGCTGAACCTGCGGCAGGCCGCCCCGGACATGCCGGCCTACTTCTCCGAGCAGTACTACCGCGACCTGGCGGCCTGGTTCAACCTGGCCTGGATTGACCCCAACTGGCTGGAGCGGGATGCCGAGCTGGCGGCCCTGGTGGCAAAGGGTTCGGGCTACTCGACGCGGGACATCGCCCGCATCCTGGCCAAACAGCAGGAGATCATCGCCCGCGTCCTGCCGGCGTATCAGGAGCTGGCGGCGCGCGGCCAGGTCGAGATCAGCGTCTCGCCATATTATCATCCCATCCTGCCCCTGCTGATAGACACCTCCACCGCCCGACGCGCTTCCCCGGGCCCGCCCTTGCCGGCGCCGGCCTTCGCCCACCCCGAGGACGCCGAGGAGCAGATCCGCCGCGCTGTGAAGTACCACCAGCGGCTGTTCGGCGCGCCGCCCCAGGGCATGTGGCCGTCCGAAGGGGCGGTCTGTCCCGAAATGGTGCCCATGCTGGCGCGCTGGGGGTTCCGCTGGTTCGCGTCGGATGAGGCCATCCTGGCGCGCAGTCTGGGGGTATCCATTGACCGGGACGAGCACGGCAACGTCACCCGCCCGCAGGTGTTGTATCAACCCTATCGCGCGGATCGGTCTGCGGGAGCGCCGGCCATCATCTTTCGCGACCGCGAGCTGTCGGACCGCATCGGCTTCGTCTATCAGCACATGAAGGCCGAGGACGCGGTGAATGACCTGATGCTGAGGCTGTACATGATCCGCGACAAGGTCCTGCACCTGGACCAGCCCTTCCTGGTCTCCATCATCCTGGATGGGGAGAATGCCTGGGAGGAATATGAGCACAACGGCGATCCCTTCCTGCGCCGGCTGTACGAGCGCCTGTCGCGCGAGCGCGAATATATTTGTCCGGTCACCGTGTCGGAATATCTGGAGCGCTTCGGGGTGCGGGAGAGCCTACCGCAGTTGGCCACTGGTTCCTGGATCGGGGGCAACCTGGAGACGTGGATCGGGGAGCCGGCGCAGAACACTGCCTGGGTCTATCTGAAGCGGGTGCGCGACGATCTGGTGGCATGGCAGAAGGCGCATCCTGAGGCCCCGCCGGCCCTGCTGGAGCGCGCCTGGCAGGCGATATACATCGCCGAGGGCAGTGACTGGTTCTGGTGGTATTACAGCCGCAACAACCCGGCCGGCGAGAACCTGTTCGACCTCACCTTCCGCGAGCATCTGCGCACGTTGTACCGCACGCTGGGCATGCCGGTGCCGGCGTGGCTGGACGTTCCCATCACGGTGGAGCCGGCGCGCCTGCAGAGGGTGCGCCTGCCCCAGGGGACCGTACGGCCGGCGCTCACCGCCGCGCCCCAAGCGGGGGATGGATGGCGCAACGCCGGCTATCTTGATTTATCGCCGGCCGGCGGCAGTATGCAGAGGGGAAGCGCGGCGCTGAAAAGGCTGTACGTGGGCGGCGACGGCAACGAGCTGTTCCTGCGATTGGAGGGGGGCGATGACCTGGCGGGGCGCGAGGTCAGCATCTACCTGACGCGGTTGGAGGCCGGCGCCGCCGGCATTCCACAGGCCCTGCCGCGGCATATGCCGCCGGCCGCCGACTGGATCGCGGCGCACTGGGAGATACGCCTTCGGGGCGACCGGGCCGAACTGTTCCGTCCCGATGAGCAGGGCACCGGCTGGGTGCCGGCAGGGACCCTGCCCCGCGCCGCCGCGAGCAAGGGCATATGGGAGTTTGCCCTGCCCTACGCCGGCCTGGGGTGCCGGCCGGGGGATATGCTGGAGGTGCGGGTGATAGTGTATCATGGGGAGGCACCGGCGGAAACGGGCGCTCTGCGCTTCCCCTTGCCGTCGCCGGCGTGGGAACCAGCGAGCCAGGGATCGGCGCCGGCCCTATAA
- a CDS encoding regulatory protein RecX: protein MPRRAPAPGVITALTFQKNSSDWVNLYLDGEFALAVPALEAGRLRVGQALNQEDLERLAAAAAHARAYERALKFLGHRPRSMAEMRRYLAGKGVEPAHLEAVIQRLQELGYLDDRAFARWWVENRQQFRPRGIYALRQELRQKGVAEDIIAEVLGEMVPVERETVEELARRRAARLQGEDRAGFYRKLSAFLLRRGFAGEEVSAVVAQLWREHQEQYQESLDELSASQHSDIS from the coding sequence ATGCCAAGGCGAGCGCCGGCGCCCGGGGTCATCACAGCGCTGACCTTTCAAAAGAACAGCTCGGATTGGGTGAACCTGTACCTGGACGGGGAGTTCGCCCTGGCGGTGCCGGCGCTCGAAGCCGGCCGCCTGCGGGTGGGCCAGGCGCTCAACCAGGAAGACCTGGAGCGTCTGGCGGCCGCGGCGGCGCACGCTCGGGCGTACGAACGGGCGTTGAAATTCCTGGGCCACCGGCCGCGCAGTATGGCGGAAATGCGGCGGTATCTGGCCGGCAAAGGGGTGGAGCCGGCGCACCTGGAAGCGGTCATCCAGCGGCTCCAGGAATTGGGCTATCTGGATGACCGAGCCTTTGCCCGCTGGTGGGTGGAAAACCGCCAGCAGTTTCGGCCGCGCGGCATCTATGCCCTGCGGCAGGAACTGCGCCAGAAGGGCGTGGCCGAAGACATCATTGCGGAAGTATTGGGAGAAATGGTCCCCGTGGAGCGGGAGACAGTGGAGGAGCTGGCACGGCGGCGCGCTGCGCGACTCCAGGGCGAGGACCGTGCCGGCTTCTACCGCAAGTTGAGCGCCTTTTTACTGCGCCGCGGCTTTGCCGGCGAAGAGGTCTCGGCCGTCGTGGCGCAATTATGGCGCGAACATCAGGAACAATATCAGGAATCGCTGGACGAACTATCCGCATCACAACACTCGGACATATCATAG